The Oryctolagus cuniculus chromosome 5, mOryCun1.1, whole genome shotgun sequence genome includes a region encoding these proteins:
- the LOC100353537 gene encoding small ribosomal subunit protein eS4-like: MLDKLTSVFALRPSTGPHKLRECFPLTIFLRNKLKYALTGDEVKKICMQRFIKIDGKVRAEITYPAGFMDVISIDKTGENFHLIYDTKGRFAVHCITPEEAKYKLCEVRKILVGTKGIPHLVTRDAHTIRYPDPLIKMNDTIQIDLETGKITDFIKFDTGNLCMVTGGANMGRIGVITNRERHPGSFDVVHVKDANGNSFATRLSNIFVIGKGNKP, translated from the coding sequence ATGCTGGATAAACTGACCAGTGTGTTTGCTCttcgtccatccactggtccccACAAGCTTAGAGAATGTTTTCCTCTCACCATTTTCCTAAGGAACAAGCTGAAGTATGCCCTGACAGGAGACGAAGTAAAGAAGATTTGCATGCAGCGGTTCATTAAGATTGATGGCAAAGTCCGAGCTGAAATAACCTACCCTGCTGGTTTTATGGATGTCATCAGCATTGACAAGActggagagaatttccatctgatCTATGATACCAAGGGTCGCTTTGCTGTTCATTGTATTACACCTGAGGAGGCCAAGTACAAGTTATGCGAAGTGAGGAAGATCTTGGTGGGCACAAAAGGAATCCCACATCTGGTGACCCGTGATGCTCATACCATTCGCTACCCTGATCCCCTCATCAAGATGAATGACACCATTCAGATTGATTTGGAGACTGGCAAGATTACCGATTTCATTAAGTTTGACACTGGTAATCTGTGCATGGTGACTGGAGGTGCAAACATGGGAAGAATTGGTGTGATCACCAACAGAGAGAGGCATCCTGGCTCTTTTGATGTGGTCCATGTAAAGGATGCCAATGGCAACAGCTTTGCCACTCGGCTCTCCAACATTTTTGTTATTGGCAAAGGCAACAAACCATAG